One region of Daphnia pulicaria isolate SC F1-1A chromosome 7, SC_F0-13Bv2, whole genome shotgun sequence genomic DNA includes:
- the LOC124350710 gene encoding annexin A7-like yields MLNIKTVLCLAAVLVAVMAEPEPQHYPNTFFPPPTSYPKPEYPERAPAYPKPSYPTPAPAYPKPTYPTTPAYPKPAYPTTPAYPKPAYPTTPAYPKPAYPPPAYPKPAYPSPVPTYYPKPSYPQPAYPAPYNQKYESEYCDSRKAPKCSKNGTLTFCLEDSEYPEKEVKYAIDYDPIILKKYADVAEQSADNLVDGLTSLAEKHFDYSDYHGNTFEKGNWVGGEGYICPSDVLYARPVRAINAEGEWRVIVQEMAWPGYTQTQRTETCLFPGSSCRTLAPCYQSKCLQKYVYQRMLSFDPCDPQKGIFIDIYKLPSACSCHISA; encoded by the exons TTGTGTTTGGCAGCCGTGTTGGTTGCAGTAATGGCCGAGCCTGAACCTCAACATTACCCCAATACTTTCTTTCCTCCACCAACTTCTTACCCTAAACCAGAATACCCCGAACGAGCTCCAGCGTACCCCAAACCTTCCTATCCTACTCCAGCACCAGCCTATCCAAAACCAACTTACCCTACTACACCAGCCTATCCAAAACCAGCTTACCCTACTACACCAGCCTATCCAAAACCAGCTTACCCTACTACACCAGCCTATCCAAAACCAGCTTATCCTCCTCCAGCCTACCCAAAGCCAGCATATCCTTCACCAGTGCCAACTTATTACCCCAAGCCATCCTATCCCCAACCTGCATACCCTGCACCTTATAACCAAAAGTACGAGAGCGAATACTGTGACTCTCGCAAGGCCCCGAAATGCTCGAAAAACGGCACTCTGACCTTTTGCCTTGAGGATTCTGAATACCCCGAGAAAGAAGTCAAG TACGCCATCGATTACGACCCTAttattttgaagaaatatGCTGATGTTGCAGAACAGTCGGCTGACAACTTGGTCGATGGTCTGACATCTTTAGCCGAGAAACATTTCGACTATTCTGATTACCACGGCAACACCTTCGAAAAGGGCAACTGGGTTGGTGGTGAAGGATACATCTGCCCCAGTGATGTCCTTTACGCCCGCCCTGTCCGCGCAATCAATGCCGAAGGTGAGTGGCGCGTCATCGTCCAAGAAATGGCCTGGCCCGGATACACTCAGACCCAGCGCACCGAGACTTGTTTGTTCCCCGGCTCATCTTGCCGCACGTTGGCACCTTGCTATCAGAGCAAATGCTTGCAAAAATATGTCTACCAGCGGATGCTTTCCTTTGATCCATGTGATCCCCAGAAGGGAATCTTCATTGACATCTACAAGTTACCATCGGCCTGTTCGTGTCACATTTCAGCTTAA